In the Drosophila gunungcola strain Sukarami unplaced genomic scaffold, Dgunungcola_SK_2 000001F, whole genome shotgun sequence genome, one interval contains:
- the LOC128262717 gene encoding zinc finger protein Noc, whose product MVVLEGGGGVVTIGNNQYLQPDYLAPLPTTMDAKKSPLALLAQTCSQIGADSSAVKPLLAMDKNKTKPGACSSSSNSSSSSGSAEISAAKSPSGLAKSPKSSTPISHTATSTSLGNTSTGEIKLAFKPYETNVLSHQNQNSFKSSSSLESEPMRPSSKNSSSAQERVPSRSKSNATPTDGGKGAEISVHDSTSSRKTVSPSGSSQRGASPIVRSGMEVLSNANGTAQHPKEMSSMAAAAAAAAAAYKAAGPYGLNPLSALCCPPGMEQHANPAFRPPFGGGFSHHHAAMLAVAANGVYPGGAPGGGPGGQPNPYISYQRIKTPAGGEAIVPVCKDPYCQGCPYSAHTQQMLMGAPCPAGCTQCEHQKYGLAMASAAGLPPAHPYSQAAAAAAANAAAARSAPYVCSWVVGDAYCGKRFQTSDELFSHLRTHTGNLSDPAAAAAALAQSQAQSLLGTLFPPSALRAGYPTPPLSPMSAAAAAARYHPYAKPPPGAMAGGPSPFGAGGAFNPAAAAAAAALGPYYSPYAMYGQRMGAAHQ is encoded by the exons ATGGTTGTTTTGGAAGGAGGCGGCGGCGTTGTTACCATCGGTAACAACCAGTACCTTCAGCCGGACTATCTGGCCCCATTGCCAACAACG ATGGACGCCAAAAAGAGTCCCCTGGCTCTGCTCGCACAGACGTGCTCCCAAATTGGAGCGGATTCGTCGGCGGTGAAGCCGCTGCTGGCGATGGACAAGAACAAGACAAAGCCGGGGgcctgctcctcctcgtcgAACTCGTCGAGTTCCTCGGGCAGTGCCGAGATCTCGGCCGCCAAATCGCCCTCCGGCCTGGCCAAGTCGCCCAAGTCGAGCACACCCATTAGCCACACGGCCACCAGCACAAGTCTGGGCAACACCAGCACCGGCGAGATTAAGCTGGCCTTCAAGCCCTACGAGACAAACGTGCTGAGCCACCAGAACCAGAACAGCTTCAAGAGCAGCTCCTCGCTGGAGTCGGAACCGATGCGTCCCAGCTCCAAGAACTCCTCGTCCGCCCAGGAGCGAGTCCCATCGCGCAGCAAGTCCAATGCCACGCCCACGGACGGCGGCAAGGGGGCGGAGATATCGGTGCACGACTCCACGTCGAGCCGGAAAACAGTGTCGCCATCGGGTTCCTCGCAGCGCGGCGCCAGTCCCATCGTACGCTCCGGCATGGAGGTGCTGAGCAATGCCAACGGCACCGCCCAGCATCCCAAGGAGATGAGCAGCatggcagcggcggcggcggcggcagcagcggcttACAAGGCCGCCGGACCCTATGGACTGAACCCCCTGTCCGCCCTCTGCTGTCCGCCCGGCATGGAGCAGCATGCCAATCCCGCTTTCCGGCCTCCGTTTGGCGGTGGATTTTCCCACCACCATGCCGCCATGTTGGCGGTGGCAGCCAATGGAGTTTATCCGGGAGGAGCTCCGGGCGGAGGACCGGGTGGTCAGCCCAACCCATACATTAGCTATCAGCGCATCAAGACCCCGGCTGGCGGAGAGGCCATAGTGCCGGTCTGCAAGGATCCCTACTGCCAGGGATGTCCCTACTCGGCCCACACCCAACAAATGCTGATGGGCGCCCCCTGTCCCGCCGGCTGCACCCAGTGCGAGCACCAGAAGTACGGACTGGCCATGGCCAGTGCCGCCGGACTGCCACCAGCTCATCCTTACTCCcaggcagcggcggcggctgcggcgAATGCGGCGGCAGCTCGATCGGCGCCGTACGTATGCAGCTGGGTGGTGGGCGATGCCTACTGCGGCAAGCGGTTCCAGACCTCCGACGAGCTCTTCTCCCACCTGCGCACCCACACGGGCAATCTATCGGATCCGGCGGCAGCGGCTGCGGCCCTGGCCCAATCCCAGGCTCAATCGCTGCTGGGAACACTCTTTCCTCCCTCGGCCTTGAGAGCTGGCTACCCCACACCACCATTGAGCCCGAtgtcggcggcggcggcagcggccaGGTATCATCCCTATGCCAAGCCGCCACCAGGAGCCATGGCCGGAGGACCTTCGCCCTTTGGAGCAGGTGGGGCCTTCAATCCggccgccgccgcagcagcagctgccctGGGACCCTACTACTCGCCATATGCCATGTACGGCCAGCGCATGGGAGCAGCTCATCAGTGA